The Streptomyces sp. DG1A-41 genomic sequence CTGGCTCACGCCCTGCACGTTCGTCCACTGTTTGATCTGCTCCCCGAAGTTGGGGTAGCGCAGGACGTCGTCCTCGGTGCCGTGCCAGATCTGCATGCGCGGGCGAGGGCCGCTGTAGCCGGGGTACGCGCCCCGGACCAGGTCGCCCCACTCCTTCGGAGTGTGGGTGACCGTGCCGCTCGAGCAGTTGCTGTTCCACTCGGAGCCGTCGGTGGTGGCGAAGCAGGCGAACGGCACGCCGGAGAAGGCCGCGCCCGCCGCGAACACGTCGGGATAGTCGCCGAGCAGGACGTTCGTCATCATCGCGCCGGAGGAGATGCCCGTGGCGAACACGCGGCCGGTGTCGGCGTCGTAGGTGCGGGTCACCCAGTCGATCATCGACTTGATGCCGACCGGGTCGCTGCCGCCGCCGCGGCGCAGTGCCTGGGGCGAGGAGACGTCGAAGCACTTGCTGCTGCGCGTGACGGACGGGTAGAGCACGATGAACCCGTACCGGTCGGCCAGGGTGTCGTACTCGGTGCCGTTGTACATGTCCGGGCCCGAGCCGGTGCACCAGTGCACGGCGACCACCACCGCCGGGTTCGGTGTGACGCTCTCCGGCACGTACAGGTACATCCGCAGGTTGCTGGGGTTCGTGCCGAAGTCGGTGACCTCGGTGAGGGTCGCGGTGGGTACGGCCTTCTCACGGGCGGAATCACGGGCGGGTTCACGAGCGGCGGCCGCGGGTGCGGCGAGCACCGTGACCGCGAGCAACGGCAGCAGCGCGAGGAGGGTGGCGAGGAGTGCGGCGGGCATCGACCGCAGCGGTCTTCTCGTCGTGGGGTGGGGGGTGGCAGGCACGTGCGGGTCCCTTCGGTTGGGAGGCGGCACGGGTCGACCGTAAGGGCCTGGTCGACGTTGGCCTCGATGTCGGCCAGCGGTTTCCACGTGCCGCCCAGGCTGTCGGCGATCCGGGCACGGAAGTAGCGCCGCCAGTCGGATCCGGTCGCGAGCGCCTCGACGAGCAGGAGGCAGCCGTCGCCGTCGCCGAGCCGGTAGACGTGGCCCGCCTCGAAGAGGTCGGAGCGGTTGGGTTCGGACAGCAGGCGCCGGTCCGGGCGACAGGGACAGGACACCGACGGTCGGCAGCATGAACACGAGCCCGTTGACGAACGTACGCATGCGCGGATTCCTCATCGACCCGCCCTCTCGTGAAGGGAAGCGTCCGATCGGCATGGTGGCATGGACATGGCTCGCATGGAAGCGCTCCCACGCCGCTTCCCGCGATGCCGGCGCCCACAACAGGTCCGGCCGAATGCGTTCTGCGCGAGGCGTTGACTAGAAAGCGCTTGCCCCCTACGTTCCGTTCAACAGTGTGACCCGGAAGCGCCTCCGCCAGGGCGCCCGCCGGAGCCTGCCGGGCCCGGGGAAGTGCACCCCCGAGGCATGGCAAGACCTCCGGACCGGCCGCACACAGCGCGCGCGGTGAACAACATGGCGAACGGTATTCATGTACATGACCGACCTGGCACCATGAAGGCACCACGAAGGGACGCACCCCCCATGCGTACTCATCCCCCACGTACACGTGTCCGCAGATCCACCCTGGCGCTCGCCGCAGCCTCCGCCCTGACGACCGTGACGGTCCTGGCCGTTCCCCAGCCGGCCGGGGCCGCCGAGACCTCCCCGGTCGGGTTCGGCGCGGGGACGACCGGCGGCGGCAGCGCCTCGGCGGTCACCGTCTCCACACTGAGCGCCTTCAAGTCGGCCGTGACCGGCAATTCGGCCAAGGTCGTCCGGGTCAACGGCCTGATCCCGCTGAGCGGTCAGGTCGACATCGGGTCCAACACGACGGTCCTGGGCGTGGGTTCGGCGTCCGGGTTCACCGGCGGCGGACTCCGGCTGAAGAGGGTCTCGAACGTCGTCATCCGCAACCTGAACATCAGCAAGCCGGTGGCGCCCGCCGACGGCATCACCGTCGAGGCGTCCAGCAAGGTATGGATCGACCACAACTCCTTCTCGGCCGACCGCGATCACGACAAGGACCACTACGACGGTCTGCTGGACGTCAACCACGGTGCGGACAACGTCACGGTGTCCTGGAACACCTTCAAGAACCACTTCAAGGGCTCGCTCGTCGGCCACAGCGACAACAACGCGAGCGAGGACACCGGCCGGCTGAAGGTGACGTACCACCACAACCACTTCGCCAACGTGTACTCGCGCATCCCCAGCCTGCGCTTCGGCACCGGGCACTTCTACAACAACTACGTCGAGGGCGCCGACACCGCCTGCCACTCGCGCATGGGCGCCCAGATGCTGGTCGAGAACAACGTCTTCCGCTCGACGAAGATCGCGGTCACCACGAACCGCAGCAGCGACGTCGACGGATACGCCAACCTGCGCGGCAACGATCTCGGTGGAGCCGCTACCGAGATCTCGCGGGTCGGCACCTTCACCAGCCCGCCGTACGGCTACACGGCGGAGCCGGCCTCGTCCGTCGTCGCCTCGGTGACGTCGGGCGCGGGCGCCGGAAAGCTCTGACACCCCGTCCGCTCGGACACCCCTCAACCGCCCAGACAGAAGGAATCGGGACATGACTTCTGCGACACGTCCGCGCCCCCGCAGGCGCGCACTGACCGGCGCGCTGGCCACCCTCGGCCTGTCGGTTGGCATGATCATGACAACCAATGCGCCGACGGCGAGCGCGGCCACCTGGCCGACCCCCAACGGCAGCCAGGGGACCTCCTCCACCATCTCCGTGTCCGGCACCAAGGACTACGGGATGAAGCGGTTCTACGGCACCGGAAGCCTGGCCGGTGACGGCCAGGAGGAGGGCCAGGACCCGATCTTCAAGCTCGCGGACGGCGCGGTGCTGAAGAACGTCATCCTCGGCGCCCCCGCCGCCGACGGCATCCACTGCCAGGGCAGTTGCACGCTGCAGAACGTCTGGTGGGAGGACGTCGGCGAGGACGCGGCCACCTTCCGGGGCGGCACGGGCGCCACCTACCACGTGATCGGCGGCGGTGCGAAGAAGGCGGCGGACAAGGTCTTCCAGCACAACGGCGGCGGCACGCTGAACATCTCGAACTTCGCGGTGCAGGAGTTCAAGACGCTCTACCGCTCCTGCGGCGACTGCTCCACGCAGTACACCCGCAAGGTCAACCTCAACACCATCGACGTGACCGGCACGGGCACCACCGCCCGGCTCGTCGGCATCAACGTCAACCGCAACGACGTGGCGACGCTGCGCGGCATCACGATCCGCAACGACGCCGGCCGGAAGGTCATCCCCTGCCAGAAGTACAACAACAACACCGCCGTGGGGACGGGACCCGACAGCAAGAACTGCCTCTACTCCACCTCGGACATCACCTACAGGTAGTCCCTCAGGTACTCCCCCCACGGTGAAGACGGCCGTGCGAAGCGTCCCGGCGGGCGCTTCGCACGGCCGTCCGCGTCATGCGCCCCGCACGCGCGCGCGTACCTCTCCGATCAGCTCCCGCCGGTAGTCGGTGTAGGCGGCGCGCAGCTCGGTTCCCGGCCAGTCGGCGGGCAGGAGTCCGGGCGGCAGGACGGGGTCGGCCAGCAGGTGCCGTACGACGGCGGCGAAGGCGGTCAGGCGGTCGGCCGGGCTGGTGATACCCCACCTGGGTTGCGCGGCCGCGCCGCTCGCCCCAGCCCTGCGGCGACGCCTCGCCCACGTTCCCCTCGACGGCCCCGACACGCCTGAGCGAGCCGTTCCCCTCCTGTCGGCGCTCACGGCACTGGGCGACGCCGAGTCCGTGCCGTCGGTGCTGCGCCTGCTGCGGGGCATGCCGGACGGGCGGCGGCTGGGCGACGCCGTCACGGGGGCGGCGGCCCGTGCCCTCGGGGCGTTCGGCGGCGCCGCGCGCGAGGCGATACCGGATCTGCGTGGGCTGCTGGCGACCGACTGCGCCGTCGCGGCCGCGGACGCGCTGTGGTCGGTCACGGACGAGGCGGATGCCGTCGTGCCCGTACTGCTCCGGAAGCTGACAGACCACGGTGGCGGCCGGTATCTCCCCGCGGCGGCCGCGGACGTACTCGGACGACTGGGGCAGGCGGCCCGTACGGCCATGCCCGGGCTGCGCCGGATGACCGGCTCCGGCGCAGCGTCGGAACGGGTCGCGGCGGCATGCGCGGTGTGGCGGATCACCGGGCAGCCGGACGGGGACCAGGTCCTTCCCGTCCTCCGCTCCGCATGGGTGGAGCACCCACGCACTCGCACGACGATCGCCGGGTGCGTGGCAGCGCTGGGGCCCAGGGGAGCGCCCTTGCACGACCTGCTGCGAGCGGAGCTCACGTCCCCACGACGGCATCACGCCGCCGCTGGCGGCTACGCCGGCCACGACGTCCATGAGGACGAGGAGTTGTTGCGGGTGTGCCGGGGGGCACTGGGGCGGGAGGGGGGCAGGTAGGGCGGTCGGGATGGGGCGGGCCTCTCTCTGCCGGGGTGGAACCGGCCTGCCCTGTCGGGCTGGGACCGGCCGCACCCGCGGGACTGCGATCAGCCGCCCTGCCGGGATGGCACCCGCGGCCCTACCGGACTGCAATCAGTCGTGCCTGTCGTAATGGGCTCCGCCCCGCCGGTGTCGGACCGGCCACCCCTGACCGACCGAGACCGACCACCCGCCGGGCTGCAATCAGCCGCCCAGCCAGGAACGGGACCCACCCCGCCCACCGGCTGAGGCCGTCGCCCTCGGCGGGACAGGACCCCGCCCCGCCGAACTGCGGCCGGCCCCCGCCGGAACAGGACCACCCCGCCCCATCGGACTGGGACCAACCATCTGCCGGGGGTGGGCGCCGCCCGGCCCGTCACCCCGTCGTGCGCCCCCACATCGGTCCGAAGCGGGACCACTCGGCGTCCCACTGGGCCATGCGGCGGCGTTCCAGGCGGCGGCGTACCGCGCGGCCGCCGGCGAGTGGCAGGAGCGCCGCGCAGACGCCTGCCACACCGCCGATCAGCGAGGCGCGTACGCGAGATTGGGACTCGGTGACGGGGCGGGTCACCTGGTGGCCCTCGCGGTCCGTCCACACGGTGATCGGCGAACCGGCCTGGCTGCCCGCCAGGACCCGCACCTGGCCGGAGTGCGAGGAACCGTCCGCGGCGGTCCACCGGGCCTCCGCCCACACGTGCTCGGCACGGGAGACGCTGCCGTTCTCGGAGGCCGTCCCAGGAGCCCGCTCGGCGAGCCGGGCCACGAGGGGGCGCCACTCGACGCGCTCGCGGGCCAGCCCGTCCTCGACGGACCGGCTCACCGCCATGCCGGCGAGCACCCCGACGAACACGGTGAGCATCCACACGCCCAGCACGACCCAGGCCTCCACCTTGTCGGCGCGCCGCTTGAGCGGATTGCGCCGCCAGCGCCACAGCCACACCTTCGGACCACGTAACGCCATCGAAGGCATCCTCCTCACGAGCGCATGACCATCCCGCCGCCCTCCCCCATACGGAAGAGGGCCGCTGGATGCTCACTGCACGTACTCCGGGAGGGCGCCGCGGTCCGGGGCGGCGTCTTCGTGGACGGGGTCGACGAACGCTC encodes the following:
- a CDS encoding PHB depolymerase family esterase produces the protein MPAALLATLLALLPLLAVTVLAAPAAAAREPARDSAREKAVPTATLTEVTDFGTNPSNLRMYLYVPESVTPNPAVVVAVHWCTGSGPDMYNGTEYDTLADRYGFIVLYPSVTRSSKCFDVSSPQALRRGGGSDPVGIKSMIDWVTRTYDADTGRVFATGISSGAMMTNVLLGDYPDVFAAGAAFSGVPFACFATTDGSEWNSNCSSGTVTHTPKEWGDLVRGAYPGYSGPRPRMQIWHGTEDDVLRYPNFGEQIKQWTNVQGVSQTPAATDTPQPGWNRTRYGGTGDQAPVEAISLQGIGHNLYAHGMASRVLTFFGLDKSGPAPQPQPGACKVTAAVNAWNTGLTASVTITNTGATTVNGWKLGFTLPAGQTVTGGWGATYTSSSGSVTAANVSYNGTIAPGASVSIGYQAGHGGNSAAPAAFTLNGTACATG
- a CDS encoding polysaccharide lyase family 1 protein gives rise to the protein MRTHPPRTRVRRSTLALAAASALTTVTVLAVPQPAGAAETSPVGFGAGTTGGGSASAVTVSTLSAFKSAVTGNSAKVVRVNGLIPLSGQVDIGSNTTVLGVGSASGFTGGGLRLKRVSNVVIRNLNISKPVAPADGITVEASSKVWIDHNSFSADRDHDKDHYDGLLDVNHGADNVTVSWNTFKNHFKGSLVGHSDNNASEDTGRLKVTYHHNHFANVYSRIPSLRFGTGHFYNNYVEGADTACHSRMGAQMLVENNVFRSTKIAVTTNRSSDVDGYANLRGNDLGGAATEISRVGTFTSPPYGYTAEPASSVVASVTSGAGAGKL
- a CDS encoding pectate lyase, producing MTSATRPRPRRRALTGALATLGLSVGMIMTTNAPTASAATWPTPNGSQGTSSTISVSGTKDYGMKRFYGTGSLAGDGQEEGQDPIFKLADGAVLKNVILGAPAADGIHCQGSCTLQNVWWEDVGEDAATFRGGTGATYHVIGGGAKKAADKVFQHNGGGTLNISNFAVQEFKTLYRSCGDCSTQYTRKVNLNTIDVTGTGTTARLVGINVNRNDVATLRGITIRNDAGRKVIPCQKYNNNTAVGTGPDSKNCLYSTSDITYR